The genomic stretch AGCAATGGGGATatactagaaaatttttaaacaatGGACACAGTAATCTTATTCCACAAAAAAATCAGCTTTCCATTCCGATATAatttaaattaagaaaaacacTTTACTCGATTATTAGTAATGGCTTGTTTGTTGAAATAATAATACATAACAGATCAATAATGAAAATAGTTACGTTTACTCAGACTGTTCAGGCGTACTTTTCGGACTATTTGCAATGAATGCTATGATAGATTCTTTTATAGAAATTGCATTTATTTCAATGAAATGCGAATGCATTACATTGCCTACAGTTCATATTTTACACTCTGCTTTAGTCACACAGTCAAGGAAAGAGATGTATCTAATTGCATCTCGTGGCAAACTAATTTAATTTTCTTCTATAATTAAATGGCTTGTATATACAAACATCTACCTTTTGTACGGGCGTTTAGTTGAGCTTGGAATAACTAGAAGACTCACATTTATAGCTTTGAAGGCGATACGTTGAAGTCTTAGAGATGGAATAGAATGCAGTAAAAATGTAAGAGCGTAGAAGAGAAAATAAACAGGATTTACACTAATGACTTTGCAGAAAGAATAGGTTCGTGAAATTGATAGAACAGAAAGGAAACGTTCAAGGTTCAGATAGACAGCATCAAGTTTAACCAACGATGGCTTTGCCATAAGCTGGGTATCCCAAATGTCCAAGAGGAGCTGCGTGGTATCCGAGGTGTGCAGCTGGGTATCCGAGGTGCGCAGCTGGATATCCTAATGGAGCACCAACCTTGGCGACGGCTGGATAGGCTAATGGTGCAGCAATCTTCGCCACTGGAGCAACAGCCTTGACACCAAGTGGTTCACGATGCACAACAGCGTTGAATCCGTTGACTGGATCAGCAGTGTACTCAACAACGCGACGGGTGCCATCGGGTTCGACCAGAGAGTATGATCCAGTGACGACGTCTCCAGAGCGAGATTCTTGCTGAGCTTTGTTGTCTCCGGTTAAAGCATCCTGGAAGATTTTAAAATTGGGTACCATTAGATCTTCTATTGTAGCTTAGGTTTACTCACGGCAATATGGTAGCTATAACTGTACTGTGGGTTGGGGTCATAATCATCAACGGCTTTGGCGATAACTGGAGCCGCAACCTTGGCAATGGCTGGATAGGCAGCTGGATAAGCGGCTGGATATCCGATAGCCACAGCGTTGGCTACTGCCACGATAGTGGCGAAAACTGCGAACTAAAGGTAATCACTTATTATTTACCACCGTTCTATAATATAATATCACCAAATTACTAACTTTGAATGCCATTTTTTATGTTCTGTATAGTGTTTGTCACAACGCTGTTTCGACTATGATGCCAATTCCAAACAGCACTCCCCTTTTATACTTAATGTTATTCTTTAGGATTTACTC from Wyeomyia smithii strain HCP4-BCI-WySm-NY-G18 chromosome 3, ASM2978416v1, whole genome shotgun sequence encodes the following:
- the LOC129729843 gene encoding larval cuticle protein A2B-like, which translates into the protein MAFKFAVFATIVAVANAVAIGYPAAYPAAYPAIAKVAAPVIAKAVDDYDPNPQYSYSYHIADALTGDNKAQQESRSGDVVTGSYSLVEPDGTRRVVEYTADPVNGFNAVVHREPLGVKAVAPVAKIAAPLAYPAVAKVGAPLGYPAAHLGYPAAHLGYHAAPLGHLGYPAYGKAIVG